The genomic interval AGTACTTTCCCTCCAGAAGAAATATTAGAAGAAATGAAAAAATTTGCTTTGGCGGGGCAATCTTACTTCCAATTTATACATAAGTTAGCTTCCGGTGAAACCTGTGATGTTGAAATTTATACTAGTTCATTATCCATTAGCGGACAAAATTTACTGATTTCAACTATAAACAACATCGCAAAACGTAAGCTTGAAGAGGAGCGGTTAGTACAATTAAATCAACAATTGGAAGAAGTAAACGTCTTAAAATCTCAATTTATATCCACCGTTTCTCATGAATTCAGAACGCCATTAGCGGGAATTCTTTCCAGTGTTCAATTATTAAAAATATACAACGATACTTGGGATAAGGACAAAAAAGAAAAAATGTTTAAACAGATATTTGATGCTGTACAACATACTAAAGCACTCCTTGACGATGTTTCTCTTATTGACCAAGAGCAAACTAGTAAATCTTTTTTTAGACCTACAACCATTCAACTTGTCCCCCTCATAAATGAGATTATTGAAGAAAATATAAATATATCCGGCACAAATCACAAAGTAGTTTTAAAGACAAACTTAGATATCGGAAGCTATTATATGGATGCAATTATGATTCGGCACATTTTTAATAATATCATCTCAAATGCTATAAAATATAGTAGCTACAATAAAAAAATCACGATAACCTTAGATGAAACAAACAACAAAGAGGTGAAATTTACAATTAAGGATAGGGGAATTGGAATACCTCAAGAGGAAATAAAATATTTATTAGAACCTTATTACCGTGCTTCGAATATTGGAACTGTAAAAGGAACTGGTTTTGGTTTATCTATTGTAAAAAGATTCATTGATCTTCATAAAGGGATAATTTTAATTGAATCAGTTGTAGATAAAGGAACCAAAGTAACGATTATATTACCATATTTACAGCAGGAAAATCCTGAAAGTAATCTGATAAATAAAACGGAAACCAATATTGTTAGTTTTAATCCATAAAAAACACTCAATATTTTAATTTTTTAAAATGAAAAAAATTCTTATCATAGAAGACGATACAGTCTTAAGAGAAAATACAGCCGAATTTATTAAGGGAGAAAACTTTGAAGTGTTTGTGGCCGAGGATGGACTTATAGGCGTCCAACAAACCTTAAAACATTTACCTGATCTTATCCTTTGCGATATATCTATGCCTAATATGAATGGATATGATTTTTATAAAACAATTAAGCAAATTGAATCTACCTCCACTATTCCTTTAGTGTTTTTTTCTGCAAGAACTGAAAATGAAGATATCAGAGCAGGAATGCAGTTGGGTGCGGATGATTATATTATAAAACCTTTTGACTTTCATGAATTATTGAAAGTGATTAATACTCGCCTCGCTAAATATGATTCTATTGAACAACTTAACAACGAAAAATTCCATGCTCTTATGGATCATCCGACATTAGGTGTTTTTATTTATCAAAAAGATAATTTTATATTTTATAATGAAACATTATCCACCATTTTCGGCTACGATTATGATGAATTTTCTTCAATAAATTTCAGAAAACTTCTCGATGAAAAACATTGTGATAAAACAAAAATTTTAAACGATTTTGATCGCTGTTTAAAAGATACAAAAGGCTCAATATCTTTAAAATTTGAAGCCGTCCACAAAACTTTGAACACCGTATTTGTTGAATTATTTGGATCTGTAATTACCTACAAAGGTCACACGAGTCTTGCTGGCAATATCATTAAATTAGACATTAAAAACCCTACCCCATCTATATTTAAAGATCCAATAGATAATCCCCTAAAACTTAGCAATCGCGAACTTGAAGTGCTTGAATTAATTTGTAAGGGAAAATCTACTTTAGAGACATCTGAAACCCTTTTTCTCGGGCAGCGAACTATTGAAACATACAGAGCTAATCTTTTGGAAAAAACAGATAGCAAGAACATTGCTGAACTTATTATGTATGCAATACGCAATAAACTGATAACAATAGACTTATATTGATTAGAACTTAATTAGTAATACCTTTTGAAGCTTATCAAATAGCACCAATAACTAATTTACACGTATTTAACTACAAAATAGCACGTCTATTCTCAAGACTTTTAATTTTGTTCCATTTCTATTTCTGTTTATAAAAATTTCAAAAGGTTAAAAAAAATTATATTTTTTTTAACCTTTTGAAATTGCTTAGCACCGTAACTAAAGGCCAATTTCAGTATATCCACACATTATATTCCTCACTTAATGTTTAGCTCTACTTTACACTTTCAAAAATACACCTCCGTATTTTTACTGAGCATTCTTTTTTGTTTTTTTTTAAAGGGTATATATACTGAAGCCTTAGACTATTAAAAAGCAGTAATTTGTACGGGAATTACATCATGTAAAACGTTTTTTAATTAATTACAACCCGTTAGTTGGAATTGTTTTTTTGTCATGATGTTTTCTCAATTAAATTATTTATTATGAAAAAATATTTACTCTTCAGTATAATAACAATTACACTACTACTTTTCTCAAATATAAGTTTTTCTAAAACACTTAATTTAGATCCGTCAACCACTCCTACTGTAACTTTTTCAAACGGAGAAGTATTAATTCCCGCAGTATGCCAAATTTCAATGGTAGTTACCGTAACTCTAAACAGAGGAAAAAATGCCTTTACCGTTTTCCTTTTATCAGTACAAAAAGAGCATAGGCAGAAATAAAGCTGCCTTTAATCGGAAAAAACAATTTAAGCCCTTCATTCATTTCACATCTACCGCTTTACTAAGAATTAATACGAACAATTATGAAAATTAAACTCCATTTTTTAGCCATAAGTTTTTTTGCACTACTGTTACCAAATATAAATTTTAGTCAAACAGTTAATTTAGGGATACTTGAATCTTTTGAAGGTTATACCGGAGCCGGAGCTATTACAAATGGAGCCGGAGCGACCTGGAAAGGCGATGCTGGTACAAATATTGGAATCATTAGCGGATTTGGTGGGCCACCATCTTTTACTGGCAACACCTACAATGCTAATACTGTAACAGCTCAGTGCAGATTCGATTTATTTAGGTTATATATTCACCTTAACGATCTTTTTGTCGACTATCCATCCACCCATGCTCCCGCTTTTGGAGGTGGTGAAACACTTACTCCTGGAGTTTATTCCATACCTGGCGCTGGATCGATAGGAGCAGCTCTTACTCTTGATGGAGGTGGAAATCCTGACGCTTACTTTATAATTAAATTTTACGGAGCCATGACAGTAGGAGCTGGTGCAGTAGTTAATTTAACTAATGGAACAAAATCTTGCAATGTTTTTTTTATTGCAGATGGAGCTATTTCTGTTGCAGCAGATGCTAAAATAAAAGGAACTTTATTTGCAAAGATAGGAGCTGTTGGTCTTGGTGCAAATGCCGTTCTTGAAGGAAGAATGCTTTCCTTGCAAGGAGCACTAGTTACTGGAGTTGGCGCTGTTGTAAGACCACCTGCTTGTAAGAGTACCATTCCAATATTTTGTGAAGCAAATTGTAGTCCAGCTCCTGCTGTTGATGTTTTGGGAGTTCTTTCAAATTATGCCCTTTATACTAATTTAGGTGCTGTGGCGAATACTAGCACATCTGGAATTGATGGTAATATCGGTACCGATTCTGGCTCTGTAAGTGGTTTTGAGGATTCAATTGTTATTGGGGATGTTCATACTGCAAATACTAATACAGCACAAGCTAATAGTGATTTAGATACCGCTTATAATGCACTTATGGCATTGCCTAATACAGTACCTTCAGATGCAGGTGTTTTTCCTGTAGTACTTGTTGCCCACCCGGCAGCTTTTGGAGCTGTTGGAGCTGTTGGAGAAACAGTAAATCCTGGAGTTTATTTTATAGACGGTGCTGGATCTTTAGGGGGAACTCTTACCTTAGACGGTCAAAATGATCCCAATGCAATATTTGTTTTTAAGTTTGCCGGGGCATTTTCAGTAGGAGCACAATCAAAAATAATTTTAATTAATGGAGCGCGTCGTTGCAATATTTTTTGGATTGGAGGAGCTGGAGTTGCCACTGGTGCCATTACTATAGGAGCTGGTTCTGTTTTAAAAGGAACTTTTCTTTCACATGGCGGAGCTTGTGGATCAGGAGCTTCTGTATTTCTCGCAGGACGACAACTTTCTACTGGCGGAGCAGTTAACACCTATTCAGGTATAATTTATAACAATCCAGTTTGTGTCACTTCGACATCTTTGACAGCAATTGATGCGGTGACCGAAACCACTCCAGCAATAAACGGAAACACAGGGGGAACAACAACTTCCTTGACTTCAAATGACATTTTAAAAGGAAACCTCGTAGTTATAGGTACCGCTTCTGGTAATGTAACGATGACAACGGGTGCGCTACCAACAGGGATTACAGTTGATACTGCAACAGGGATTGTAACAGTAGCAGCCAATACTCCTGCAGGTAATTATAACGTTGAGTATACAATTTGTGAGGTAGATGACACGGCTAACTGTGATACAGTAACAAGCATAATAACAGTAACAGCAATTGATGCGGTGACCGAAACCACTCCAGCAATCAATGGAAACACTGGAGGAACCACAACTGCCTTAACGTCTAATGATACGTTAAATGGAGACCTAGTAGTTATAGGAACAGCTTCTGGAAATGTAACGATGACAACAGGAGTACTACCAACAGGAATTACAGTTGATACTGCAACAGGGGTTGTAACCGTTGCAGCGAATACTCCAGCTGGTAATTATAGCGTTGAGTATACAATTTGTGAGGTAGATGACACGGCAAACTGTGATACAGTAACAAGTATTATAACAGTAACAGCAATTGATGCGGTGACCGAAACCACTCCTGCAATCAACGGAAACCTAGGAGGAACTACAACTTCCTTAACTTCTAATGATACGTTAAATGGAAATTCAGTAGTTATAGGAACAAGTCCAGGAAATGTAACGATGACAACAGGAACGCTTCCAACAGGGATTACAGTTGATACTGCAACAGGGATTGTAACAGTCGCTGCGAATACTCCAGCTGGTAATTATAACGTTGAATATACAATTTGTGAGGTAGATGACACGGCAAACTGTGATACAGTAACAAGCATAATAACAGTAACAGCAATTGATGCGGTGACCGAAACCACTCCAGCAATCAATGGAAACACTGGAGGAACCACAACTGCCTTAACTTCTAATGATACGTTAAATGGAAATTCAGTAGTTATAGGAACAAGTCCAGGAAATGTAACTATGACAACAGGAACACTTCCAACAGGAATTACAGTTGATACTGCAACAGGGGTTGTAACCGTTGCCGCGAATACTCCAGCTGGTAATTATAGCGTTGAGTATACAATTTGTGAGGTAGACGACACGGCAAATTGTGACACGGTAACAAGTATTATAACAGTAACAGCAATTGATGCTGTAACCGAAACCACTCCTGCAATCAACGGAAACCTAGGAGGAACTACAACTTCCTTAACTTCTAATGATACGTTAAATGGAAATTCAGTAGTTATAGGAACAAGTCCAGGAAATGTAACTATGACAACAGGAACGCTTCCAACAGGAATCACAGTTGATACTGCAACAGGGGTTGTAACCGTTGCAACGAATACTCCAGCTGGTAATTATAGCGTTGAGTATACAATTTGTGAGGTAGATGACACGGCTAACTGTGATACGGTAACAAGTATTATAACAGTAACAGGGTCAGGAATTGATGCAGTAACCGAAACTACTCCCGCTATTAACGGAAAAACTGGCGGAACTACAACTCCCTTAACTTCAAATGACACTTTACATGGAAGCCAAGTCGTTATAGGTACAGATCCAGGAAATGTAACGATGACAACAGGTGTATTACCAACAGGAATTACAGTTGACACTGCAACAGGGATTGTAACAGTGGCAGCCAATACTCCAGCAGGCAATTATAACGTTGAATATACAATTTGTGAGATAGATAACACGGCAAACTGTGATACGGTAACAAGTATTATAACAGTTGCAGCGCCAGGAATTGATGCGGTGACCGAAACTACTCCAGCAATCAACGGAAACACTGGAGGAACCACAACTGCCTTGACTTCTAATGATACTTTAAATGGAAATTCAGTAGTTATAGGAACAAGTCCAGGAAATGTAACGATGACAACAGGAGTATTACCAACAGGAATCACAGTTAATACTGCAACGGGGATTGTAACAGTTGCAGCCAACACCCCAGCAGGCTACTATCCAATAAGTTATACAATTTGCGAGGTGAACAACACAGGAAACTGTGATACGGTAACCTCTACTATTGTTGTTTCGGCTCCGATTATAGATGCCAATAAAGATACTGCAGGACCTATTAATGGTACAACAGGAGGAACCAACGTTGTTAACGTATTAACAAATGATACTGTAAATGGTTCAGATGTTAGTCTAAGTCAAATTCATTTGACAACTGTAACTTCTAACAATAGTTTAACGTTAAATTCTGACGGTTCTGTAGATATAGCTACAAATACTCCAGCAGGAACTTATACCATGACATATCAAATTTGTGAAAAATCAAATCCAACTAATTGTAGCCAAGCAGACGTAACAATAGAAGTTACAAAAGAACTACCAGACTTTTCTACAACAATAGATATTGAAGCTTTAGTCTTCGTATCTGCAGGTGATAAAAAAGATTTTGTTGTAAATATATCTGAAATTAAAGGCGCACCATCAGATGGACAAGTAGTCTTTAAAATCTCAAAACAGTCTGCATTCCTTATTACCTATGGAGCTACAACTAGTATTTCTGCTGTTAATGGTGACGTTACAGTAAATAATAATGACTGGACAATAACTGAAAGTTCCCTATTTATAACAACTACATTAAAAGCAGGTGTTACAATTGGTGCAAATACATTTTCAGCTATTGGTTTTACCATAGAGCGTCAACTAGATGTACCGACTCAAACTTCGCAACCAATTACAGTTACAATTGTAAATGGATCAGGTTTAGATAGTCAGAATTATAATAACACATATAACACTGTTCTTAATGCTCAGTAATTATGACTTTCGTTACCCTAAAAAAAATATCATCGCTAAACAATAAAAACATGAATACTCTATATAAATTAATATTATTGTTTTTGACTGTTTTTACGTTTATACCGAAAGGATATTCACAAAAGAATGCAGATCCAGCAATTTCAATTTTGATGAGTCCAGCAAGTGTGACGCAAGGCTCTACAGGGACCTTGAGTGCTACCGTTGGTAATTATGGTAATGAAACTATAGTTAGTAATTCATTACGAGTTACTATTAGCGTTGGTACCAATGCTGAAATTACAGGGATTTCGTCAGGAAGTGACGGACGTTGGAGTCAATTGAGTTTAACAACTGGATCTGCAAACACAATAACATTAACGAATTCAGCTGGTGGTTTTGGTTCATTTGATGCTGGGGATATTTTGCTTACTGTAAGAGGAAATGTAGTCAGTAGCGCAAAAAAAATTCTAGGTAACATAGTGTATATTACAGCAAACAATCCTTTATTATGCGGAGGTTGTGCTTCACCTCCACTTAATGCTTCGCAAGGAAATGCAAGTAATTCAAATGATAATTCACAAACAAGTTTGGCTGTAAGCTGCTTTAAACCTACTGAGCCAACGAAAGTAAACTGTTGGGATACTTTTACATTCAATACAGCAACCTGTGAATGGGATAATGATGGGACGGCTAAACCTACTGAACCAACAACAGCATTAGCATGTTGGGAAACTAGAAGCTTTGATACAACATCTTGTACTTGGAAAACAACAGGAACACAGCCAGCAGAACCAACAACAGCATTAGCATGTTGGGAAACTAGAAGCTTTGATACAACATCTTGTACTTGGAAAACAACAGGAACACAGCCAGCAGAACCAACAACAGCATTAGCATGTTGGGAAACTAGAAGCTTTGATACAACATCTTGTACTTGGAAAACAACAGGAACACAGCCAGCAGAACCAACAACAGCATTAGCGTGTTGGGAAACTAGAAGCTTTGATACAACATCTTGTACTTGGAAAACAACAGGAACACAGCCAGCAGAACCAACAACAGCATTAGCGTGTTGGGAAACTAGAAGCTTTGATACAACATCTTGTACTTGGAAAACAACAGGAACACAGCCAGCAGAACCAACAACAGCAGTAGCATGTTGGGAAACTAGAAGCTTTGATACAACATCTTGTACTTGGAAAACAACAGGAACACAGCCAGCAGAACCAACAACAGCATTAGCGTGTTGGGAAACTAGAAGCTTTGATACAACATCTTGTACTTGGAAAACAACAGGAACACAGCCAGCAGAACCAACAACAGCAGTAGCATGTTGGGAAACTAGAAGCTTTGATACAACATCTTGTACTTGGAAAACAACAGGAACACAGCCAGCAGAACCAACAACAGCAGTAGCATGTTGGGAAACTAGAAGCTTTGATACAACATCTTGTACTTGGAAAACAACAGGAACACAGCCAGCAGAACCAACGACAGCATTAGCGTGTTGGGAAACTAGAAGCTTTGATACAACATCTTGTACTTGGAAAACAACAGGAACACAGCCAGCAGAACCAACAACAGCATTAGCATGTTGGGAAACTAGAAGCTTTGATACAACATCTTGTACTTGGAAAACAACAGGAACACAGCCAGCAGAACCAACAACAGCATTAGCATGTTGGGAAACTAGAAGCTTTGATACAACATCTTGTACTTGGAAAACAACAGGAACACAGCCAGCAGAACCAACGACAGCATTAGCATGTTGGGAAACTAGAAGCTTTGATACAACATCTTGTACTTGGAAAACAACAGGAACACAGCCAGCAGAACCAACAACAGCATTAGCGTGTTGGGAAACTAGAAGCTTTGATACAACATCTTGTACTTGGAAAACAACAGGAACACAGCCAGCAGAACCAACGACAGCATTAGCGTGTTGGGAAACTAGAAGCTTTGATACAACATCTTGTACTTGGAAAACAACAGGAACACAGCCAGCAGAACCAACGACAGCATTAGCATGTTGGGAAACTAGAAGCTTTGATACAACATCTTGTACTTGGAAAACAACAGGAACACAGCCAGCAGAACCAACGCCAGCATTAGCATGTTGGGAAACTAGAAGCTTTGATACAACATCTTGTACTTGGAAAACAACAGGAACACAGCCAGCAGAACCAACGACAGCATTAGCATGTTGGGAAACTAGAAGCTTTGATACAACATCTTGTACTTGGAAAACAACAGGAACACAGCCAGCAGAACCAACGACAGCATTAGCATGTTGGGAAACTAGAAGCTTTGATACAACATCTTGTACTTGGAAAACAACAGGAACACAGCCAGCAGAACCAACAACAGCATTAGCGTGTTGGGAAACTAGAAGCTTTGATACAACATCTTGTACTTGGAAAACAACAGGAACACAGCCAGCAGAACCAACAACAGCATTAGCATGTTGGAAAACTAGAAGCTTTGATACAACATCTTGTACTTGGAAAACAACAGGAACACAGCCAGCAGAACCAACGACAGCATTAGCATGTTGGGAAACTAGAAGCTTTGATACAACATCTTGTACTTGGAAAACAACAGGAACACAGCCAGCAGAACCAACAACAGCATTAGCATGTTGGGAAACTAGAAGCTTTGATACAACATCTTGTACTTGGAAAACAACAGGAACACAGCCAGCAGAACCAACGACAGCATTAGCATGTTGGGAAACTAGAAGCTTTGATACAACATCTTGTACTTGGAAAACAACAGGAACACAGCCAGCAGAACCAACGACAGCATTAGCATGTTGGGAAACTAGAAGCTTTGATACAACATCTTGTACTTGGAAAACAACAGGAACACAGCCAGCAGAACCAACGACAGCATTAGCATGTTGGGAAACTAGAAGCTTTGATACAACATCTTGTACTTGGAAAACAACAGGAACACAGCCAGCAGAACCAACAACAGCATTAGCATGTTGGGAAACTAGAAGCTTTGATACAACATCTTGTACTTGGAAAACAACAGGAACACAGCCAGCAGAACCAACGACAGCATTAGCATGTTGGGAAACTAGAAGCTTTGATACAACATCTTGTACTTGGAAAACAACAGGAACACAGCCAGCAGAACCAACAACAGCATTAGCATGTTGGGAAACTAGAAGCTTTGATACAACATCTTGTACTTGGAAAACAACAGGAACACAGCCAGCAGAACCAACGACAGCATTAGCATGTTGGGAAACTAGAAGCTTTGATACAACATCTTGTACTTGGAAAACAACAGGAACACAGCCAGCAGAACCAACAACAGCATTAGCGTGTTGGGAAACTAGAAGCTTTGATACAACATCTTGTACTTGGAAAACAACAGGAACACAGCCAGCAGAACCAACAACAGCATTAGCATGTTGGGAAACTAGAAGCTTTGATACAACATCTTGTACTTGGAAAACAACAGGAACACAGCCAGCAGAACCAACAACAGCAGTAGCATGTTGGGAAACTAGAAGCTTTGATACAACATCTTGTACTTGGAAAACAACAGGAACACAGCCAGCAGAACCAACAACAGCAGTAGCATGTTGGGAAACTAGAAGCTTTGATACAACATCTTGTACTTGGAAAACAACAGGAACACAGCCAGCAGAACCAACAACAGCAGTAGCATGTTGGGAAACTAGAAGCTTTGATACAACATCTTGTACTTGGAAAACAACAGGAACACAGCCAGCAGAACCAACAACAGCAGTAGCATGTTGGGAAACTAGAAGCTTTGATACAACATCTTGTACTTGGAAAACAACAGGAACACAGCCAGCAGAACCAACGACAGCAGTAGCGTGTTGGGAAACTAGAAGCTTTGATACAACATCTTGTACTTGGAAAACAACAGGAACACAGCCAGCAGAACCAACAACAGCAGTAGCATGTTGGGAAACTAGAAGCTTTGATACAACATCTTGTACTTGGAAAACAACAGGAACACAGCCAGCAGAACCAACAACAGCAGTAGCGTGTTGGGAAACTAGAAGCTTTGATACAACATCTTGTACTTGGAAAACAACAGGAACACAGCCAGCAGAACCAACAACAGCATTAGCATGTTGGGAAACTAGAAGCTTTGATACAACATCTTGTACTTGGAAAACAACAGGAACACAGCCAGCAGAACCAACAACAGCAGTAGCGTGTTGGGAAACTAGAAGCTTTGATACAACATCTTGTACTTGGAAAACAACAGGAACACAGCCAGCAGAACCAACAACAGCATTAGCATGTTGGGAAACTAGAAGCTTTGATACAACATCTTGTACTTGGAAAACAACAGGAACACAGCCAGCAGAACCAACAACAGCATTAGCATGTTGGGAAACTAGAAGCTTTGATACAACATCTTGTACTTGGAAAACAACAGGAACACAGCCAGCAGAACCAACAACAGCATTAGCGTGTTGGGAAACTAGAAGCTTTGATACAACATCTTGTACTTGGAAAACAACAGGAACACAGCCAGCAGAACCAACAACAGCATTAGCATGTTGGGAAACTAGAAGCTTTGATACAACATCTTGTACTTGGAAAACAACAGGAACACAGCCAGCAGAACCAACAACAGCATTAGCATGTTGGGAAACTAGAAGCTTTGATACAACATCTTGTACTTGGAAAACAACAGGAACACAGCCAGCAGAACCAACAACGGCAGTAGCATGTTGGGAAACTAGAAGCTTTGATACAACATCTTGTACTTGGAAAACAACAGGAACACAGCCAGCAGAACCAACAACAGCATTAGCGTGTTGGGAAACTAGAAGCTTTGATACAACATCTTGTACTTGGAAAACAACAGGAACACAGCCAGCAGAACCAACAACAGCAGTAGCGTGTTGGGAAACTAGAAGCTTTGATACAACATCTTGTACTTGGAAAACAACAGGAACACAGCCAGCAGAACCAACAACAGCATTAGCATGTTGGGAAACTAGAAGCTTTGATACAACATCTTGTACTTGGAAAACAACAGGAACACAGCCAGCAGAACCAACGACAGCATTAGCATGTTGGGAAACTAGAAGCTTTGATACAACATCTTGTACTTGGAAAACAACAGGAACACAGCCAGCAGAACCAACAACAGCATTAGCATGTTGGGAAACTAGAAGCTTTGATACAACATCTTGTACTTGGAAAACAACAGGAACACAGCCAGCAGAACCAACAACAGCATTAGCATGTTGGGAAACTAGAAGCTTTGATACAACATCTTGTACTTGGAAAACAACAGGAACACAGCCAGCAGAACCAACAACAGCATTAGCGTGTTGGGAAACTAGAAGCTTTGATACAACATCTTGTACTTGGAAAACAACAGGAACACAGCCAGCAGAACCAACAACGGCAGTAGCATGTTGGGAAACTAGAAGCTTTGATACAACATCTTGTACTTGGAAAACAACAGGAACACAGCCAGCAGAACCAACAACAGCATTAGCATGTTGGGAAACTAGAAGCTTTGATACAACATCTTGTACTTGGAAAACAACAGGAACACAGCCAGCAGAACCAACAACAGCATTAGCATGTTGGGAAACTAGAAGCTTTGATACAACATCTTGTACTTGGAAAACAACAGGAACACAGCCAGCAGAACCAACAACAGCATTAGCATGTTGGGAAACTA from Flavobacterium ovatum carries:
- a CDS encoding response regulator codes for the protein MKKILIIEDDTVLRENTAEFIKGENFEVFVAEDGLIGVQQTLKHLPDLILCDISMPNMNGYDFYKTIKQIESTSTIPLVFFSARTENEDIRAGMQLGADDYIIKPFDFHELLKVINTRLAKYDSIEQLNNEKFHALMDHPTLGVFIYQKDNFIFYNETLSTIFGYDYDEFSSINFRKLLDEKHCDKTKILNDFDRCLKDTKGSISLKFEAVHKTLNTVFVELFGSVITYKGHTSLAGNIIKLDIKNPTPSIFKDPIDNPLKLSNRELEVLELICKGKSTLETSETLFLGQRTIETYRANLLEKTDSKNIAELIMYAIRNKLITIDLY
- a CDS encoding ice-binding family protein, whose translation is MKIKLHFLAISFFALLLPNINFSQTVNLGILESFEGYTGAGAITNGAGATWKGDAGTNIGIISGFGGPPSFTGNTYNANTVTAQCRFDLFRLYIHLNDLFVDYPSTHAPAFGGGETLTPGVYSIPGAGSIGAALTLDGGGNPDAYFIIKFYGAMTVGAGAVVNLTNGTKSCNVFFIADGAISVAADAKIKGTLFAKIGAVGLGANAVLEGRMLSLQGALVTGVGAVVRPPACKSTIPIFCEANCSPAPAVDVLGVLSNYALYTNLGAVANTSTSGIDGNIGTDSGSVSGFEDSIVIGDVHTANTNTAQANSDLDTAYNALMALPNTVPSDAGVFPVVLVAHPAAFGAVGAVGETVNPGVYFIDGAGSLGGTLTLDGQNDPNAIFVFKFAGAFSVGAQSKIILINGARRCNIFWIGGAGVATGAITIGAGSVLKGTFLSHGGACGSGASVFLAGRQLSTGGAVNTYSGIIYNNPVCVTSTSLTAIDAVTETTPAINGNTGGTTTSLTSNDILKGNLVVIGTASGNVTMTTGALPTGITVDTATGIVTVAANTPAGNYNVEYTICEVDDTANCDTVTSIITVTAIDAVTETTPAINGNTGGTTTALTSNDTLNGDLVVIGTASGNVTMTTGVLPTGITVDTATGVVTVAANTPAGNYSVEYTICEVDDTANCDTVTSIITVTAIDAVTETTPAINGNLGGTTTSLTSNDTLNGNSVVIGTSPGNVTMTTGTLPTGITVDTATGIVTVAANTPAGNYNVEYTICEVDDTANCDTVTSIITVTAIDAVTETTPAINGNTGGTTTALTSNDTLNGNSVVIGTSPGNVTMTTGTLPTGITVDTATGVVTVAANTPAGNYSVEYTICEVDDTANCDTVTSIITVTAIDAVTETTPAINGNLGGTTTSLTSNDTLNGNSVVIGTSPGNVTMTTGTLPTGITVDTATGVVTVATNTPAGNYSVEYTICEVDDTANCDTVTSIITVTGSGIDAVTETTPAINGKTGGTTTPLTSNDTLHGSQVVIGTDPGNVTMTTGVLPTGITVDTATGIVTVAANTPAGNYNVEYTICEIDNTANCDTVTSIITVAAPGIDAVTETTPAINGNTGGTTTALTSNDTLNGNSVVIGTSPGNVTMTTGVLPTGITVNTATGIVTVAANTPAGYYPISYTICEVNNTGNCDTVTSTIVVSAPIIDANKDTAGPINGTTGGTNVVNVLTNDTVNGSDVSLSQIHLTTVTSNNSLTLNSDGSVDIATNTPAGTYTMTYQICEKSNPTNCSQADVTIEVTKELPDFSTTIDIEALVFVSAGDKKDFVVNISEIKGAPSDGQVVFKISKQSAFLITYGATTSISAVNGDVTVNNNDWTITESSLFITTTLKAGVTIGANTFSAIGFTIERQLDVPTQTSQPITVTIVNGSGLDSQNYNNTYNTVLNAQ